One Faecalicatena sp. Marseille-Q4148 DNA window includes the following coding sequences:
- the yqeC gene encoding putative selenium-dependent hydroxylase accessory protein YqeC has product MNGKIHVILLAAGNSIRFGSNKLLYKIDGKPLYQFLPDTLKEVQSCDGVHCIVSQYKEILEQMAERGYHCVKNNKPEDGIAHSIRLGIEYLEEIGVLMKEDAILFGVCDQPYVLAETIEGLLESYRESKKGLGCLCKDGRLGNPAVFGAAYANELKALTKDQGGKKVIRRHLEDLCRWEAASALELEDIDCKEALNLVPNIRKGQKKDLYFRIPESLDTLWKNKRMSQQRTPFYGYRKRGGMKEFLQYTGLSEVTKATVALVGAGGKTTFAYRLAEAFRSEGKPVLVSTTTHMRETKEHCFIWREELSAEVQLKSLKECIRTPEVWTAGRKAEGGKIKSLPEEVLEELRKWEMILILEADGAKERLVKMPAEHEPVIPKGTDLVVGLTSQMAIGQKVGTAHRPELVKAFLGKTEEELLTEDDLFLIMTSSKGLKKNVSGMFLPVLNRCPKDWCPKEKQNWAEQGIILCEEME; this is encoded by the coding sequence ATGAACGGAAAGATACATGTGATTCTGCTGGCAGCAGGAAACAGCATAAGATTCGGCAGCAACAAACTGCTGTATAAAATAGATGGGAAACCGCTCTATCAGTTTCTTCCTGATACATTAAAGGAAGTGCAAAGCTGTGATGGAGTACACTGTATTGTAAGTCAATATAAAGAAATTCTTGAACAGATGGCAGAGCGCGGGTACCACTGTGTAAAAAATAACAAGCCGGAAGATGGGATTGCCCATTCTATCCGGCTTGGAATCGAATATCTGGAAGAAATCGGTGTTCTTATGAAAGAAGATGCGATTTTATTTGGCGTCTGTGATCAGCCTTATGTGCTGGCGGAAACGATCGAAGGATTGCTGGAATCTTACCGGGAAAGTAAAAAGGGACTGGGATGTCTCTGCAAAGACGGAAGACTTGGGAATCCGGCTGTATTTGGAGCAGCCTATGCGAATGAATTGAAGGCGTTGACAAAGGATCAGGGAGGCAAGAAGGTCATTCGCAGACATTTAGAGGATCTCTGCCGGTGGGAAGCGGCTTCTGCACTGGAGCTGGAAGATATTGATTGCAAAGAAGCGTTGAATCTGGTTCCAAATATAAGGAAAGGGCAGAAAAAAGATCTGTATTTCCGCATCCCGGAATCATTGGATACACTTTGGAAAAACAAAAGAATGTCACAGCAGCGCACGCCGTTTTATGGTTATAGAAAACGCGGCGGTATGAAAGAATTTCTGCAGTATACCGGATTGTCAGAAGTTACAAAAGCAACCGTTGCGCTTGTCGGTGCAGGGGGGAAAACAACGTTTGCTTATAGACTGGCGGAAGCATTTCGATCAGAGGGAAAGCCGGTACTTGTCAGCACAACAACCCACATGAGAGAGACAAAAGAACACTGCTTTATATGGCGGGAAGAGCTATCAGCAGAGGTTCAGTTAAAAAGTTTGAAAGAATGTATAAGAACTCCGGAAGTTTGGACAGCAGGGAGAAAGGCAGAAGGCGGAAAGATTAAAAGTCTGCCGGAAGAGGTGTTGGAAGAACTTAGGAAATGGGAGATGATTCTCATTTTGGAGGCAGACGGAGCAAAAGAACGTCTTGTGAAGATGCCGGCAGAACATGAACCGGTGATTCCAAAGGGAACAGACTTGGTAGTTGGACTGACGAGCCAGATGGCGATTGGACAGAAAGTAGGAACAGCCCACCGACCGGAACTTGTGAAAGCATTTCTGGGAAAAACGGAAGAAGAACTTCTGACAGAAGACGACTTGTTTTTGATTATGACAAGTAGCAAAGGACTTAAGAAAAATGTATCCGGTATGTTTCTTCCGGTATTGAATCGGTGTCCAAAAGATTGGTGTCCGAAAGAGAAACAAAACTGGGCAGAGCAGGGAATCATTTTGTGTGAAGAAATGGAGTGA
- a CDS encoding MogA/MoaB family molybdenum cofactor biosynthesis protein codes for MRAAIITASTKGYQNLREDLSGPEIEKLLVEAGFQVVSAKILPDDRNLLGEEMRRIADEGLAELLLTTGGTGFAPSDVTPEATEDVAEKLVPGIPEAMRYYSMQFTKRAMLSRAQAGIRKQTLIINLPGSPKAVRECLEYILPELTHGIQIMTGETGECARTN; via the coding sequence ATGCGAGCAGCGATTATTACAGCGAGTACGAAGGGATATCAGAATCTCCGGGAAGATTTAAGTGGTCCGGAGATTGAAAAATTATTGGTGGAAGCTGGGTTTCAGGTAGTTTCTGCAAAGATTTTACCGGATGACAGAAATCTGCTGGGAGAAGAAATGCGCCGAATCGCGGATGAAGGATTGGCGGAATTACTTCTGACAACGGGAGGAACCGGATTTGCGCCAAGTGATGTAACGCCGGAGGCGACAGAAGATGTGGCAGAGAAGCTGGTTCCGGGGATTCCGGAGGCAATGCGTTATTACAGTATGCAGTTTACAAAACGGGCTATGTTAAGCAGAGCGCAGGCGGGAATTCGCAAACAGACATTGATTATTAACCTTCCGGGCAGTCCGAAAGCTGTCAGGGAGTGCTTAGAGTATATTTTACCGGAACTTACCCATGGAATTCAGATTATGACAGGAGAGACAGGAGAATGTGCGAGAACAAATTAA
- a CDS encoding XdhC family protein: protein MAAYLQEHCCVCRQVQLPDKTSYRETLRNAPVLVILGGGHISLFLARLGKLIGYRIIVVDDRPDFASRERFPEADQLICLPFLQVFEKELLPEYASYVIVTRGHENDYVCLREVLYRTYSYVGMIGSRSKVAFTRNRLLEDGFTEEILSEIHAPIGLDIGAQTPEEIAVSIAAELIQERAGVQQAMIVPEILEWLKTKKEAMMMVTLIEKKGSAPRGVGSRLLVCQDGSCAGTIGGGAVEYLAQKHARKLLEEKKEIDLKHYDLSSQAAEAGMVCGGNVRVLFERVEAVHD from the coding sequence ATGGCAGCATATCTTCAGGAACATTGCTGCGTGTGCAGGCAGGTACAGTTACCGGATAAGACAAGTTATCGCGAGACACTCCGCAATGCACCGGTGCTTGTGATTCTTGGAGGAGGACATATCTCGCTTTTCCTTGCCAGACTTGGGAAACTGATCGGCTACCGGATCATTGTAGTAGATGACCGACCGGATTTTGCATCTCGGGAACGGTTTCCGGAAGCAGATCAGTTGATTTGTTTACCGTTTCTGCAAGTATTTGAAAAAGAATTATTGCCGGAGTATGCTTCGTATGTAATTGTCACAAGAGGGCATGAAAACGATTATGTATGCCTGCGCGAAGTGCTGTACAGGACCTATTCCTATGTGGGAATGATCGGGAGCCGCAGTAAAGTAGCATTTACGAGAAATCGGTTGTTAGAAGATGGATTTACAGAGGAAATATTAAGTGAAATACATGCTCCGATCGGGTTGGACATTGGAGCTCAGACACCGGAAGAAATTGCGGTAAGTATTGCTGCGGAACTAATTCAGGAACGGGCCGGTGTTCAGCAGGCGATGATTGTGCCGGAAATATTAGAATGGTTAAAAACAAAAAAAGAAGCAATGATGATGGTAACATTAATTGAGAAAAAAGGTTCTGCACCGCGAGGAGTTGGCTCAAGGCTGCTTGTCTGTCAGGATGGAAGCTGTGCTGGAACAATTGGCGGGGGTGCGGTAGAATATTTGGCACAGAAACATGCGAGGAAGCTTTTGGAAGAAAAGAAAGAAATAGATCTGAAGCATTATGATCTTTCTTCTCAGGCAGCAGAAGCCGGAATGGTCTGCGGCGGAAATGTCCGTGTATTATTTGAACGTGTAGAGGCTGTGCACGATTAA
- a CDS encoding RidA family protein encodes MLKVISTDKAPAAIGPYSQAMVFGNLMISSGQIPIDPATGEIAGTTIEEQAEQVMKNIEAVLEEAGAKFTDVMKTTCFLADMGDFAAFNEIYGKYFTGKPARSCVAVKTLPKNVLCEVEVIVALA; translated from the coding sequence ATGTTAAAAGTAATCAGTACAGACAAAGCTCCGGCAGCAATCGGACCATATTCTCAGGCAATGGTATTCGGAAACCTTATGATTTCTTCCGGACAGATTCCGATTGATCCGGCTACAGGCGAAATTGCCGGTACAACGATCGAAGAGCAGGCTGAACAGGTCATGAAAAATATCGAAGCAGTTCTTGAAGAAGCAGGCGCAAAATTCACAGATGTTATGAAAACAACTTGTTTCCTCGCTGATATGGGTGATTTTGCAGCATTTAACGAAATTTACGGCAAATACTTCACAGGCAAACCGGCTCGTTCTTGTGTTGCTGTAAAAACACTTCCAAAGAATGTTCTCTGCGAAGTAGAAGTTATTGTGGCTTTAGCATAG
- a CDS encoding EF2563 family selenium-dependent molybdenum hydroxylase system protein: MRILIKGAGDLASGIAVRLFSCGFQVIMTELPKPTAVRYQAAFSRAVYEEDKTAVLEGITARVVSGREAVEETVSLGEIPVVIDPEAKLVEKFRPDVIVDAILAKKNLGTCITDAPIVIGVGPGFTAGDDCHYVVETKRGHDLGRVIAKGSALPNTGIPGEVRGYAKERLIRAEVNGIFYPKMHIGDLVKKGDVVAMAGGVPIQAKMSGMIRGMLPDCGMYVKRGMKCGDIDAGCTLRHCYTVSDKARAVGGGVLEAILRGQFEQNRERKDRWKED, from the coding sequence ATGAGGATATTGATAAAAGGTGCGGGAGATCTTGCAAGTGGAATTGCAGTCCGATTGTTTTCGTGCGGATTTCAAGTAATTATGACAGAGCTTCCGAAGCCGACCGCCGTCCGGTATCAGGCGGCGTTTTCAAGAGCAGTATATGAGGAAGACAAAACGGCAGTCTTAGAAGGGATTACGGCCAGAGTAGTTTCCGGAAGAGAAGCGGTAGAAGAGACAGTTAGCCTGGGGGAGATTCCGGTGGTCATTGATCCGGAAGCAAAACTTGTGGAAAAGTTTCGTCCGGACGTAATTGTAGATGCGATTCTTGCCAAAAAAAACCTTGGTACTTGTATCACAGATGCGCCGATCGTAATCGGAGTTGGACCGGGATTTACTGCAGGCGATGATTGTCATTATGTGGTGGAAACAAAACGGGGGCATGATCTTGGGCGAGTCATTGCAAAAGGAAGCGCCCTTCCCAATACCGGTATTCCCGGAGAAGTGAGAGGCTATGCAAAAGAACGTCTGATCAGGGCAGAAGTAAACGGTATTTTCTATCCGAAGATGCACATTGGAGATCTTGTCAAAAAAGGCGATGTGGTGGCAATGGCAGGAGGAGTGCCTATTCAGGCAAAGATGAGTGGGATGATAAGAGGAATGCTTCCGGATTGTGGTATGTATGTAAAAAGAGGAATGAAATGTGGAGATATAGACGCCGGATGTACACTTCGACACTGTTATACGGTATCCGATAAAGCGAGAGCCGTCGGCGGAGGGGTGTTGGAAGCAATTTTGAGAGGACAATTTGAGCAAAACAGAGAAAGGAAAGACAGATGGAAGGAAGACTGA
- the moaC gene encoding cyclic pyranopterin monophosphate synthase MoaC — protein MEGRLTHFDQKGNAVMVDVGGKDITERTATASGEIHVSQEIIAAIQGGTSKKGDVLGVARVAGIMAVKRTSELIPMCHTLLIDKSKVDFEVEETRGVIRAVCTVKMHGRTGVEMEALTGVSVALLTIYDMCKAIDKAMVISEIHLETKTGGKSGDFIFPGTGEAGKEDIDEGSARENN, from the coding sequence ATGGAAGGAAGACTGACACATTTTGATCAGAAAGGGAATGCTGTTATGGTAGATGTAGGCGGGAAAGACATTACCGAACGAACAGCGACGGCATCGGGAGAAATCCATGTAAGTCAGGAGATTATTGCTGCAATACAAGGTGGAACATCGAAAAAAGGAGATGTACTTGGAGTTGCCAGGGTTGCCGGAATTATGGCAGTAAAACGGACGTCAGAATTAATTCCGATGTGTCATACACTGTTGATTGATAAGAGCAAGGTGGATTTTGAAGTAGAGGAAACAAGAGGAGTCATCAGAGCTGTCTGTACTGTGAAAATGCATGGCAGAACAGGTGTAGAGATGGAAGCGTTGACAGGAGTCAGCGTAGCGCTTTTAACAATTTATGATATGTGTAAAGCCATTGATAAGGCAATGGTAATTTCTGAGATCCATCTTGAAACAAAAACCGGAGGAAAGAGCGGAGATTTTATATTTCCGGGAACAGGAGAAGCTGGAAAGGAAGACATAGATGAAGGATCAGCACGGGAGAACAATTGA
- the moaA gene encoding GTP 3',8-cyclase MoaA, protein MKDQHGRTIDYLRISVTDRCNLRCTYCMPESGICWTPHEEILSYEEIIRIVRQAAVLGICHIKITGGEPLVREDVAGLIKELKKLPGIQTVTLTTNGILLPRYINDLAEAGIDGINISLDTLDGEAYHRITRVGHVEDVLRGIETVLAYPNISVKINSVLEETNWQHTAVALAGIAKRAPVHVRFIERMPLSVNEICKESQQQMVASVLEQAYGKMERYEKTLGYGPGVYYSFAGFCGKIGFISAVSHKFCDRCNRIRLTSEGKLRLCLQSQNGMDLKAHLRKGCTDEELLELLIEGIRQKPKEHHFQEENIQSAAMAKIGG, encoded by the coding sequence ATGAAGGATCAGCACGGGAGAACAATTGATTATCTTAGAATTTCAGTGACGGACAGGTGTAATCTGCGCTGTACATATTGTATGCCGGAAAGCGGAATTTGTTGGACGCCCCATGAAGAGATTTTAAGTTATGAGGAGATCATCCGGATTGTAAGACAGGCGGCTGTTCTTGGAATCTGTCACATTAAGATTACAGGGGGAGAACCTCTTGTGAGGGAAGATGTGGCAGGACTGATAAAAGAACTGAAAAAGCTTCCGGGGATTCAGACAGTTACATTGACAACGAACGGTATTTTGCTTCCGCGTTATATAAATGATTTGGCAGAAGCAGGAATAGATGGAATCAATATCAGTCTTGATACACTTGACGGGGAAGCTTACCACCGTATTACACGCGTTGGGCATGTGGAAGATGTACTCAGAGGAATTGAAACTGTTCTTGCATATCCAAACATTTCTGTTAAAATAAATAGTGTATTGGAAGAAACGAACTGGCAGCATACGGCAGTAGCGTTAGCAGGAATTGCGAAACGGGCGCCGGTGCATGTCAGATTTATTGAGAGGATGCCGTTGTCGGTCAATGAAATCTGCAAGGAAAGTCAGCAGCAGATGGTTGCATCGGTACTGGAGCAGGCTTATGGCAAGATGGAACGATATGAAAAGACGCTTGGCTATGGACCGGGAGTGTATTATAGCTTTGCCGGGTTTTGCGGCAAGATAGGCTTTATCAGCGCTGTCAGCCACAAGTTCTGTGACAGATGCAATCGTATTCGTCTGACTTCGGAAGGGAAACTAAGACTTTGCCTTCAGTCGCAGAATGGAATGGACCTAAAGGCGCATCTGAGAAAAGGGTGTACTGACGAAGAACTTTTGGAACTTCTTATAGAAGGAATCCGACAGAAACCGAAGGAACATCATTTTCAAGAAGAGAATATTCAATCAGCTGCTATGGCAAAGATTGGCGGCTAG
- a CDS encoding MOSC domain-containing protein — translation MGIVKAVCISKEKGTQKQDQKTAEFLEDWGIKGDAHAGKWHRQVSLLSYEKIEEFRKKGAEVAFGAFGENIVVEGYDFKNLPIGSRFQCNEVLLEMTQIGKECHHGCEIFQKMGDCIMPREGVFCVVLHGGIISAGDSFTLVEGE, via the coding sequence ATGGGAATCGTAAAAGCAGTTTGTATCAGTAAAGAAAAAGGGACACAAAAGCAGGATCAAAAGACAGCAGAATTTCTTGAGGACTGGGGAATAAAAGGAGATGCTCATGCAGGAAAATGGCATCGCCAGGTGAGTTTATTATCCTATGAAAAGATAGAAGAATTCCGAAAGAAAGGTGCGGAAGTTGCGTTTGGTGCATTTGGAGAAAACATTGTTGTGGAAGGGTATGATTTTAAAAATCTTCCGATCGGAAGCCGGTTTCAATGCAACGAGGTTCTTCTTGAGATGACTCAGATCGGGAAAGAATGTCACCATGGCTGCGAGATTTTTCAGAAAATGGGAGACTGTATTATGCCAAGAGAAGGTGTATTTTGTGTTGTACTCCACGGAGGAATCATTTCTGCAGGTGACAGTTTTACACTTGTGGAGGGAGAATAG
- a CDS encoding bifunctional precorrin-2 dehydrogenase/sirohydrochlorin ferrochelatase, whose product MQETPYFPLFINLEGKKIVVFGAGKIALRRVRTLQFFHTEITVITREIPTDLLEAWEMLCHNGNLQIRKKAFEEEDLAENWFFVLAATGDSEVNEQIARLCKRRNVPVNNASNASMCDFYFPAIASSEEVVVGITGNGKNHRDVAEKAAMIRKCLEKADEKNNQDRQQRE is encoded by the coding sequence ATGCAGGAAACACCGTATTTTCCGCTGTTTATAAATCTTGAGGGAAAGAAAATTGTAGTGTTCGGTGCCGGGAAGATTGCGCTTCGCAGGGTTCGGACATTACAATTTTTTCATACAGAAATAACTGTGATCACAAGAGAAATTCCGACTGATCTTCTGGAAGCGTGGGAGATGCTGTGCCATAATGGGAATCTTCAGATTCGAAAGAAAGCTTTTGAAGAGGAAGATCTGGCGGAGAACTGGTTTTTTGTATTGGCAGCAACGGGTGATTCGGAAGTGAATGAGCAGATTGCGCGTCTTTGCAAGAGGAGAAATGTGCCAGTCAATAATGCATCGAATGCATCTATGTGTGATTTTTATTTTCCGGCAATAGCATCTTCAGAAGAAGTGGTAGTAGGAATAACCGGAAATGGGAAAAATCATAGAGATGTGGCTGAAAAAGCGGCAATGATACGAAAATGTTTGGAGAAAGCAGATGAAAAAAATAATCAGGATCGGCAGCAGAGAGAGTAA
- the hemC gene encoding hydroxymethylbilane synthase, with product MKKIIRIGSRESKLAVAQSEIVIQQLKRCYPEYVYELVTMKTTGDIILHKTLDKVGGKGLFVKELDRALLSGEVDLTVHSLKDMPMEIPEELPLLAYLDRQDPRDALVLPEGTDQWDQSLPVGCSSLRRKLLLEQLFPGITVQWIRGNVQTRLAKLESGEYGALVLAAAGLKRLGLEKRIAKYFSVEELIPAAGQGILAVQGREEMQEFTSCLWDERLARIAESERAFVRTLDGGCSSPVAAYAKESGQGICLTGLYAEQGANEYRIGKIYGSYEDAEKIGVELADELRNKKR from the coding sequence ATGAAAAAAATAATCAGGATCGGCAGCAGAGAGAGTAAACTGGCTGTCGCACAATCAGAAATCGTTATACAGCAATTAAAGCGCTGCTATCCGGAGTATGTCTATGAACTGGTGACGATGAAAACAACCGGAGATATCATATTACATAAGACGCTGGATAAGGTGGGAGGAAAGGGACTTTTTGTAAAAGAACTGGATCGGGCGCTCCTTTCCGGAGAAGTAGATCTGACGGTTCACAGTCTGAAGGATATGCCGATGGAAATACCGGAAGAACTTCCTCTTCTTGCATATTTGGATCGGCAGGATCCGAGAGATGCCCTTGTCCTGCCGGAAGGAACAGACCAGTGGGATCAGTCGCTTCCGGTAGGGTGCAGCAGCCTGCGGCGTAAACTGCTTTTAGAGCAGCTTTTCCCGGGGATTACGGTGCAGTGGATTCGGGGCAATGTACAGACACGGCTTGCAAAGCTTGAAAGTGGTGAGTACGGCGCTCTTGTTCTTGCGGCGGCAGGGTTGAAACGGCTTGGACTGGAGAAACGGATTGCAAAATACTTTTCTGTGGAAGAGCTGATCCCGGCAGCGGGACAGGGCATTTTAGCAGTACAAGGAAGAGAAGAGATGCAGGAGTTTACGAGCTGTCTATGGGATGAAAGACTGGCTCGGATCGCAGAAAGTGAGAGAGCTTTCGTAAGAACACTGGATGGAGGGTGTTCTTCTCCTGTGGCAGCCTATGCGAAAGAAAGCGGGCAGGGAATTTGTCTTACAGGTCTATATGCAGAACAAGGTGCGAACGAATACCGGATTGGAAAAATTTATGGAAGTTATGAGGATGCAGAAAAGATAGGAGTCGAACTTGCAGATGAATTGCGAAACAAAAAAAGATAG
- the cobA gene encoding uroporphyrinogen-III C-methyltransferase, with translation MNCETKKDRQQGKVWLVGAGPSDVELITVKGKRLLEEADVIVFDRLVGQGILMYGRKDAEYIDVGKRSGHHPIPQEEINEILLREAKSGKKVVRLKGGDPFVFGRGAEEIELLLKEGVPYEIVPGITSAISVAAYAGIPVTHRNMASSLHIVTAHKKAGGIAEKEFESLVTMGGTLVFLMGVTSLPEVTEGLLKAGMNPNTPSAVLEKGTTAAQRKVCAPLSKLAGRAKEEQITSPAIILVGDVCGLSEMSWYEKRPLSGMRIIVTRPRERQGRLSQMLREEGAEVFEFPAIAVRPAQNTEVLEKALAEIDTYRWLVLTSPSGAEQWMKFLREQRIDMRTLSHLKLACIGTGTASIMETHGWYADLIPDRYDGVHLGRLLAEKVKAGEKVLIARAAQGNPQLLEELMRAEQVQITDAPLYEIEEERYAYIDLRREFSYERTYAMFTSASTVRGFVNAAEGIELGQVHAFCIGKQTEKAARAFGMKTLTAKEATLESLIALAKSVQKGENLWEQTF, from the coding sequence ATGAATTGCGAAACAAAAAAAGATAGACAGCAGGGAAAGGTATGGCTTGTAGGAGCCGGTCCTTCCGATGTGGAATTGATTACAGTAAAGGGAAAACGCCTTCTGGAAGAAGCAGATGTGATTGTATTTGACCGGCTTGTTGGGCAGGGAATTCTAATGTACGGAAGAAAAGATGCAGAATATATTGATGTGGGCAAACGTTCCGGACATCATCCGATTCCTCAGGAGGAGATTAATGAGATTTTATTGCGGGAGGCAAAATCAGGAAAAAAGGTAGTACGATTAAAAGGTGGGGATCCGTTTGTATTTGGACGAGGGGCAGAAGAGATAGAGTTGCTTTTGAAAGAAGGGGTTCCATATGAGATCGTTCCGGGAATTACATCAGCGATTTCTGTTGCAGCGTATGCAGGGATCCCTGTTACACATAGAAATATGGCGTCCTCTCTTCATATTGTAACGGCACATAAAAAGGCAGGAGGAATTGCAGAAAAGGAATTTGAATCGCTTGTAACTATGGGAGGAACGCTTGTGTTTTTAATGGGTGTGACTTCACTTCCGGAAGTGACAGAAGGACTTCTGAAAGCGGGGATGAATCCGAATACACCATCAGCAGTGCTAGAGAAGGGAACAACGGCAGCTCAGCGCAAAGTGTGTGCGCCGCTTTCTAAACTTGCAGGACGGGCAAAAGAAGAACAGATTACCTCCCCGGCAATCATTCTTGTGGGAGATGTGTGCGGCTTGTCAGAAATGTCCTGGTATGAGAAACGTCCTCTGTCCGGAATGCGGATTATTGTGACAAGACCAAGAGAAAGGCAGGGAAGGCTTTCTCAGATGCTAAGAGAAGAGGGAGCTGAGGTGTTTGAATTTCCTGCTATAGCAGTGCGTCCGGCCCAAAATACTGAGGTGCTTGAAAAAGCGCTTGCGGAAATAGATACCTATCGGTGGCTTGTACTGACAAGTCCGAGCGGAGCAGAGCAGTGGATGAAGTTTCTGAGAGAACAAAGAATCGATATGAGAACATTATCTCATTTAAAACTGGCATGTATCGGAACAGGAACAGCCAGTATCATGGAAACACATGGATGGTATGCGGATCTCATTCCGGATAGATACGATGGAGTTCATCTTGGCCGGCTTCTGGCAGAAAAGGTAAAAGCCGGGGAAAAAGTGCTGATTGCACGGGCGGCGCAGGGAAATCCTCAGCTTTTAGAGGAACTGATGCGCGCAGAACAGGTGCAGATTACAGATGCGCCGCTCTACGAGATTGAAGAAGAGCGTTATGCATATATTGATCTTCGGCGAGAATTTTCCTACGAAAGAACCTATGCGATGTTTACAAGCGCTTCTACTGTCCGGGGATTTGTCAATGCAGCAGAGGGGATAGAACTCGGACAGGTGCATGCATTTTGCATAGGGAAGCAGACAGAAAAAGCAGCCAGAGCATTTGGCATGAAAACATTGACTGCAAAGGAGGCAACATTGGAATCACTTATCGCATTAGCGAAAAGTGTACAAAAAGGAGAGAACCTATGGGAACAGACATTTTAA
- the rnhA gene encoding ribonuclease HI, translating into MKVQIYTDGAARGNPDGPGGYGTVLEYVDSKGTLHVKELSQGYVRTTNNRMELMAVIAGLEALNRPCEVELYSDSKYVVDAFNQHWIDGWLKKGWKRGKNEPVKNVDLWKRLLKAKENHRVTFYWVKGHDGHPQNERCDTLATTAADSDKLIIDEGVSES; encoded by the coding sequence ATGAAAGTTCAGATTTATACGGATGGTGCAGCCAGAGGAAATCCGGATGGACCGGGAGGTTATGGAACTGTGTTGGAATATGTAGATTCAAAAGGAACTCTGCATGTGAAAGAGTTATCTCAGGGGTATGTGCGAACAACAAATAACCGGATGGAATTGATGGCAGTTATTGCGGGGTTAGAAGCGTTGAACCGCCCATGTGAAGTAGAGCTTTATTCCGATTCTAAATATGTCGTGGATGCTTTTAATCAGCACTGGATTGACGGATGGCTCAAAAAGGGCTGGAAGCGGGGGAAAAATGAACCGGTAAAGAATGTAGATTTATGGAAAAGACTTCTGAAGGCAAAAGAAAACCACCGCGTAACATTTTATTGGGTAAAGGGGCACGATGGGCATCCGCAGAATGAAAGATGTGATACGCTGGCAACGACAGCGGCAGATTCAGATAAGCTGATCATTGATGAGGGAGTGTCAGAGTCATGA
- a CDS encoding methylcobamide--CoM methyltransferase — MRKITEFHCEPENLDGRQKEDALKAGCVFPEAYIQQEEMIKLAKFYKKSSGDVFCEMPFCHTLEAEALGADIRLGDGTTPPRVGKYCCETVEELLALPQMQLESGRMGETLRACRKLTQNGEKVVFNLSGPLTICNSLIDIRTIFKAFRKCPEQMKKLLDKFCQEELRVIAAAEEAGVRWFSYADSAGAVSMIGPKLMEQLTETFTMPFLIQACRQMHRDSMMILCPKTTFALLGTDLGTLRDVKLPEVMTYHEACARMAGTVKFAGQMCMKRREYQLKNQILKEIVLTRRED; from the coding sequence ATGAGAAAAATTACGGAATTTCATTGTGAGCCGGAGAATCTGGATGGGCGTCAAAAAGAAGACGCGCTGAAGGCAGGATGTGTATTTCCGGAGGCTTATATCCAACAGGAAGAAATGATAAAACTGGCAAAATTTTATAAAAAAAGCAGTGGAGATGTATTTTGTGAAATGCCATTTTGCCATACACTTGAAGCAGAAGCGCTTGGTGCGGACATTCGTCTCGGTGATGGAACAACGCCGCCCCGGGTAGGAAAGTATTGTTGTGAGACTGTGGAGGAGCTGCTGGCGCTGCCGCAAATGCAGCTTGAAAGTGGCCGAATGGGGGAAACGTTAAGGGCTTGCAGAAAGCTTACTCAGAATGGAGAAAAAGTAGTATTTAACTTGTCAGGACCGCTTACGATATGCAATTCCCTAATTGATATTCGAACTATTTTTAAAGCATTTCGAAAATGTCCGGAGCAGATGAAGAAGTTATTGGATAAATTCTGTCAAGAAGAGCTTCGGGTAATAGCAGCGGCAGAAGAAGCAGGGGTAAGATGGTTTAGTTATGCAGATTCAGCAGGGGCGGTCAGTATGATCGGACCAAAACTGATGGAACAGCTGACGGAAACATTTACAATGCCATTTTTAATACAAGCCTGCAGACAGATGCACCGTGACAGTATGATGATTCTTTGTCCGAAAACTACTTTTGCACTTCTGGGAACAGATTTGGGAACGCTAAGAGATGTCAAGCTTCCAGAGGTGATGACATATCATGAGGCATGTGCCAGAATGGCAGGAACTGTGAAATTTGCAGGGCAGATGTGTATGAAACGGCGAGAATATCAATTGAAGAATCAGATCCTGAAAGAAATAGTTCTGACAAGAAGAGAAGATTAG